The Acidianus infernus genome window below encodes:
- the serS gene encoding serine--tRNA ligase codes for MSWSLLELIRNNPDELIDSLKKRNMDASLALKAVELDKKWRSILQEVEKLRHQHNEINSQIPKLKPEERKAKIEEAKKLLQVLEAKEKELKEIEEQRDEILRSLPNIISPDVPVGPDDTYNVPIKFWGKFKVYEKDLEEFKKQLNGAQVEYEIINWKPVGHADMLENVLKLGNTEKASQVAGSRFYYLFDDLVWLDFALLLYAIDTMTSKGYRLVLPPYMLRGEVIHAVIDLDTFKDAIYKIENDDLYLIATAEHPLAALYYKEDIEKEELPIKLVGISPAFRREAGAANKDLKGIFRVHQFHKVEQFIFSLPEDSWKYHQELLSNAEEIFQGLGIPYRIVNIASGDLGACAAKKYDLEAWMPAQAKFREMVSCSNCTDWQAFRMKIRYVDRKNNKKGYVHTLNSTAVASTRTITAILENFQNEDGTVEIPKVLRKYLEPFKAAPKDYIYPRKKK; via the coding sequence ATGTCTTGGAGTTTACTTGAGCTCATTAGAAATAATCCAGATGAGCTAATAGATTCTCTAAAGAAAAGGAACATGGACGCTTCTTTAGCGTTAAAAGCTGTAGAATTGGATAAAAAATGGAGGAGCATTTTACAAGAAGTCGAGAAACTTAGGCATCAGCATAATGAGATTAATTCTCAGATACCTAAGTTAAAGCCGGAAGAAAGGAAGGCTAAAATAGAAGAGGCAAAAAAACTTTTACAAGTACTTGAGGCTAAGGAAAAAGAGCTAAAAGAAATTGAGGAGCAAAGGGATGAGATTTTAAGATCTTTGCCTAATATAATAAGTCCAGATGTTCCAGTAGGTCCAGACGATACTTATAATGTTCCTATAAAGTTCTGGGGTAAATTCAAAGTTTATGAGAAGGATTTAGAGGAGTTTAAGAAGCAACTCAATGGTGCTCAAGTGGAATATGAGATTATAAATTGGAAGCCTGTAGGACATGCAGATATGTTAGAGAACGTATTAAAGTTAGGCAATACTGAGAAAGCATCTCAAGTAGCGGGCTCCAGATTTTATTATTTATTTGACGATTTAGTTTGGTTAGATTTTGCACTTTTACTTTACGCAATAGATACAATGACATCTAAAGGCTATAGGCTAGTTTTACCACCTTATATGCTTAGAGGAGAAGTAATTCATGCAGTAATTGATTTGGATACATTTAAAGATGCAATATATAAAATAGAGAACGACGACTTGTACTTAATAGCTACCGCAGAGCATCCGTTAGCCGCATTATATTATAAGGAAGACATTGAGAAGGAAGAATTGCCAATAAAACTTGTTGGAATAAGTCCAGCTTTCAGGAGAGAGGCAGGTGCGGCTAATAAAGATCTTAAAGGTATATTTAGGGTTCATCAATTCCATAAAGTCGAGCAGTTCATTTTCTCTTTACCGGAAGACAGTTGGAAATACCATCAAGAACTATTAAGCAATGCAGAAGAAATATTTCAAGGATTAGGTATTCCTTATAGAATCGTTAACATAGCTTCGGGAGATTTAGGTGCTTGTGCAGCAAAGAAATACGACTTAGAAGCCTGGATGCCTGCTCAAGCAAAATTTAGGGAAATGGTAAGTTGTAGCAATTGTACCGATTGGCAGGCCTTTAGGATGAAAATCAGATATGTCGATAGGAAGAATAATAAGAAAGGATACGTTCACACTCTCAATAGTACCGCAGTGGCAAGTACTAGGACAATTACAGCAATTCTTGAGAATTTCCAGAACGAAGATGGAACTGTAGAAATACCTAAAGTGCTAAGAAAATATCTGGAACCTTTTAAGGCAGCACCAAAGGATTACATTTATCCAAGGAAGAAAAAGTGA
- the hisF gene encoding imidazole glycerol phosphate synthase subunit HisF, with amino-acid sequence MTTKRIIACLDVKNGRVVKGVNFLNLKDKGDPVELAAKYEEEGADEIVFLDISATIEGRRTLLDVVRNTASVLSIPLTVGGGIRSLEDVSRILSSGADKVSINTAAVENKQIITQASEEFGAQAVVVAIDAKIEGNSWIVYTKSGTFRTGLEAVNWAKEVESLGAGEILLTSIDKDGTRSGYDIKLTRAIAEAVNIPVIASGGAGKPEHFFEVLTEGKADAALAAGVFHDGIIRIKDLKYYLKTKGVDVRI; translated from the coding sequence ATGACTACAAAGAGAATTATTGCATGCTTAGATGTAAAAAACGGAAGAGTAGTAAAAGGAGTTAATTTCCTTAATCTTAAGGACAAGGGAGATCCGGTAGAATTAGCAGCTAAATATGAGGAAGAAGGTGCAGATGAAATAGTTTTCTTAGACATTTCTGCAACAATTGAAGGAAGGAGAACTTTACTTGATGTGGTAAGAAATACTGCTAGCGTTTTGTCAATACCTTTAACAGTAGGAGGAGGAATAAGAAGCTTAGAAGACGTTTCAAGAATACTGTCTTCTGGTGCAGACAAGGTTAGTATAAATACAGCCGCTGTAGAAAATAAGCAAATAATTACTCAAGCCTCTGAAGAATTTGGTGCACAAGCAGTAGTTGTAGCAATTGATGCTAAAATTGAAGGAAATTCTTGGATTGTTTACACAAAATCTGGAACTTTCAGGACGGGGTTAGAAGCAGTTAATTGGGCTAAAGAAGTAGAAAGTTTAGGTGCAGGAGAAATACTCTTGACCAGCATTGATAAAGATGGTACAAGGTCAGGATATGATATTAAATTAACTAGAGCTATAGCAGAAGCAGTGAATATTCCAGTAATAGCTAGCGGTGGAGCAGGCAAACCAGAGCATTTTTTTGAAGTTTTAACAGAAGGAAAAGCGGATGCTGCTTTAGCAGCAGGTGTTTTTCATGACGGAATTATTAGAATCAAGGATTTAAAGTATTATTTAAAAACCAAGGGAGTTGATGTGAGGATATGA
- the hisE gene encoding phosphoribosyl-ATP diphosphatase, protein MSEVLDKLYEIILQRLEKMPENSYTAELAKKGKGYIARKVGEEAVETIVASLYEGRDRFISEAADLMYHLWVLMAVEGVKPEELYSELRRRMK, encoded by the coding sequence ATGTCTGAAGTTTTAGATAAATTATATGAAATAATACTTCAGAGGTTAGAGAAAATGCCGGAAAATAGTTATACTGCTGAACTTGCTAAAAAAGGAAAAGGATATATAGCAAGAAAGGTTGGAGAAGAGGCGGTAGAAACAATTGTTGCTTCACTATATGAGGGAAGAGATAGGTTCATCTCTGAAGCAGCGGATTTAATGTATCATCTCTGGGTTCTTATGGCTGTTGAAGGAGTTAAACCAGAAGAATTATATTCTGAATTAAGGAGGAGGATGAAATGA
- the hisI gene encoding phosphoribosyl-AMP cyclohydrolase, whose product MDVTLKLSEDEAKKIIEKLNFRHEYDTIIAILQHYKTKDVLMVGNMNKEAVFKTLTTGMAHFWSLSRKRLWLKGETSKHFQLIEDFYVDCDEDAIVFLVNPLGPTCHTGNYTCFYRNYRSFIAKY is encoded by the coding sequence GTGGATGTCACGCTAAAACTTTCAGAAGATGAGGCTAAAAAGATAATTGAGAAACTTAATTTTAGACATGAATATGATACAATAATTGCAATTCTTCAACATTATAAGACTAAAGACGTCCTTATGGTAGGTAATATGAATAAAGAAGCAGTTTTTAAAACTTTAACAACAGGAATGGCACACTTTTGGTCTTTAAGCAGGAAAAGACTTTGGTTAAAAGGAGAAACCAGCAAGCACTTTCAATTAATCGAAGATTTTTACGTTGATTGTGACGAGGACGCAATAGTATTTCTTGTAAATCCATTAGGTCCAACTTGCCATACTGGAAATTATACGTGTTTTTATAGAAATTATAGAAGTTTTATAGCTAAGTATTAA
- the hisH gene encoding imidazole glycerol phosphate synthase subunit HisH: MKALVVNYGVGNLFSISSGLERAGFEVEISKEIKDADLIVFPGVGAFSAVSKFIQINLDKINDLRKSGVHFLGVCLGLQIMFEKGTEGGKSKGLGWFRGTVDKIHANVKLPHIGWDKIYVSGDCELTEGLDGKYAYYVHSYVAYTNDHVVMKSSYGIEYPAMVCKENVVGTQFHPEKSSETGRVFFENLKRWMSR, translated from the coding sequence ATGAAGGCTCTAGTTGTTAATTATGGGGTAGGTAATCTATTTAGTATCTCTTCAGGATTAGAGAGAGCTGGATTCGAAGTTGAAATAAGTAAGGAAATTAAGGATGCAGATCTAATAGTATTTCCTGGAGTTGGGGCATTTTCTGCAGTATCAAAGTTCATTCAGATTAACTTGGATAAAATAAATGATCTTAGGAAATCTGGAGTTCATTTTCTTGGAGTTTGCTTAGGTCTTCAAATAATGTTTGAAAAAGGAACTGAAGGTGGTAAAAGTAAAGGTTTAGGATGGTTTAGAGGCACTGTAGATAAGATTCATGCTAATGTAAAACTTCCGCATATAGGCTGGGATAAAATTTACGTATCTGGGGATTGTGAGCTAACTGAAGGACTTGACGGAAAATATGCATATTACGTTCATAGTTATGTTGCTTATACTAATGATCATGTGGTAATGAAGTCCAGCTACGGAATAGAGTATCCTGCAATGGTTTGTAAGGAAAATGTTGTAGGTACACAGTTTCATCCAGAAAAGAGCAGTGAAACTGGGAGAGTATTTTTTGAGAACTTAAAGAGGTGGATGTCACGCTAA
- the hisD gene encoding histidinol dehydrogenase — MIIKGLPKSRPISFDQVLDKVSEIVEKVKKEGDKALIEFTEKFDGVKLDNIKVTREEIHASASLLSEDIKKAIDVVSEQIKEFHTSIKPPQIGGGKSGVDFGIIWTPLERVGIYVPGGKKLYPSTLLMAGIPAIVAGVEELYVATPTKGKIDPAIAYIAEKLNVKEIYKIGGAQAIAALAYGTESVKKVDKIVGPGNVYVQAAKYIVSKDVGIDGIEGPTELVIVADDSADSEQIYLDLLAQGEHGNSTLLVLISTSDRVLREVEEKVSSSDLTFYLVKARDLEEAITYANSIAPEHLSLQVSSPREALKMVRNAGAVTLGRTPPAIIDYSAGPDHILPTNSWAKFKGGLTVYDFLKPISFAQANNPDRELINAAITLARYEGFEIHSKSIGERYV; from the coding sequence ATGATAATAAAAGGTCTTCCTAAAAGTAGGCCTATAAGTTTTGATCAAGTTCTGGACAAGGTAAGCGAGATTGTAGAGAAAGTAAAAAAAGAAGGAGACAAAGCCTTGATTGAATTTACTGAAAAATTCGACGGAGTAAAGCTTGATAATATAAAAGTTACAAGGGAAGAGATTCACGCCTCGGCTTCGTTACTCTCTGAAGACATTAAGAAAGCAATAGATGTAGTCTCAGAACAAATAAAGGAATTTCACACTTCAATAAAGCCTCCTCAAATAGGCGGTGGAAAAAGTGGAGTTGACTTTGGGATAATTTGGACTCCGTTAGAAAGGGTAGGAATTTATGTGCCGGGCGGGAAAAAGCTTTATCCATCAACGCTACTAATGGCAGGAATACCTGCAATAGTTGCTGGAGTTGAAGAACTTTATGTTGCAACACCTACTAAAGGTAAAATTGATCCTGCAATTGCATATATTGCAGAAAAACTTAATGTAAAGGAAATATACAAAATTGGTGGAGCACAAGCTATTGCTGCATTGGCTTACGGAACGGAAAGCGTTAAGAAAGTAGATAAGATAGTCGGACCTGGAAACGTTTATGTTCAAGCAGCAAAATACATTGTAAGCAAGGATGTAGGAATAGATGGAATAGAAGGTCCTACAGAGTTAGTTATTGTTGCTGATGATTCAGCTGATTCTGAGCAAATTTACCTTGATTTACTTGCTCAAGGAGAGCATGGAAATTCCACATTGTTAGTCCTAATTTCTACTTCTGATAGAGTATTGAGAGAAGTAGAGGAAAAAGTTTCTAGTTCTGACCTAACTTTTTATTTAGTTAAAGCAAGAGATCTTGAAGAAGCAATAACTTATGCAAACTCTATAGCTCCAGAACACCTTTCTTTGCAAGTTTCTTCTCCACGAGAAGCCCTAAAAATGGTTAGAAATGCAGGTGCAGTGACTTTGGGTAGAACTCCTCCTGCAATTATCGACTATAGTGCTGGACCAGATCATATTTTACCGACTAATAGTTGGGCTAAATTCAAAGGAGGGCTAACAGTATACGATTTCCTTAAGCCTATCTCTTTTGCTCAAGCTAATAATCCAGATAGAGAGTTAATCAATGCGGCAATTACTTTAGCAAGGTATGAAGGATTCGAAATTCACTCTAAAAGTATAGGTGAGAGATATGTCTGA
- a CDS encoding MarC family protein yields MMELYQTVIIAIKLFAIMDPFSIIPYLLAIFEEYSQSSDTKVSWNYLINKVELAVIILLVFFSLIGKAFLDFLGLTPASLEIGGGIILVYLGIDTMGGFQQLKFLGRSIVEAAVTPIATPLIVGPGTMAALVTLSVSFPVYYLLIGSLIASGITYLVLRLGPLLVKILGRTGTVAAGRFTAIIIAAFGVQLILQGISQINLV; encoded by the coding sequence ATTATGGAACTATATCAAACAGTAATAATTGCAATAAAACTTTTTGCAATAATGGATCCTTTTTCAATTATTCCATATCTTTTAGCAATATTTGAAGAGTATTCACAGAGCTCCGATACAAAGGTTAGCTGGAATTACTTAATAAATAAAGTAGAGCTGGCCGTTATCATACTTCTAGTATTTTTTTCACTAATAGGAAAAGCTTTTTTAGATTTCTTAGGTTTAACTCCAGCTTCTCTAGAAATAGGTGGCGGAATAATTTTAGTTTACTTAGGTATCGATACTATGGGTGGCTTTCAGCAATTAAAATTCTTAGGCAGAAGTATAGTAGAAGCTGCAGTAACTCCAATTGCTACACCATTAATAGTAGGACCAGGAACAATGGCAGCACTCGTTACCCTATCAGTTTCTTTTCCAGTATATTACCTCTTAATAGGAAGTTTAATAGCATCAGGTATAACTTACTTAGTATTAAGACTTGGCCCTTTACTCGTAAAGATTCTTGGAAGAACCGGTACAGTAGCTGCAGGAAGATTTACCGCAATTATTATTGCAGCCTTTGGAGTTCAGCTAATTTTACAAGGCATATCTCAGATTAACTTGGTGTGA
- a CDS encoding metal-sulfur cluster assembly factor has product MSQINKEEWKQKIMEALTQVFDPEIPVDIVNLGLIYDLQISDEGDVYIKLGLTAPGCPVVDDLVYTVEQVIKETVPAKKVDVDIDLETPWSPLRMTPEGREKFKKLYGYDIVEMWVQTYGLPTQEQKS; this is encoded by the coding sequence ATGTCACAAATTAACAAGGAAGAATGGAAGCAAAAAATTATGGAAGCTTTAACGCAAGTTTTTGATCCGGAAATTCCAGTAGATATAGTAAACTTAGGCTTGATATACGATTTGCAAATTTCTGATGAAGGAGATGTTTACATAAAGTTAGGCTTAACCGCTCCGGGTTGTCCAGTTGTTGATGATCTAGTATATACTGTAGAACAAGTAATAAAGGAGACTGTTCCAGCTAAGAAAGTTGACGTTGACATAGACTTAGAGACTCCGTGGAGTCCATTAAGAATGACGCCTGAAGGTAGAGAAAAATTCAAGAAATTATATGGTTATGATATAGTGGAAATGTGGGTACAAACGTACGGCTTGCCGACTCAAGAACAGAAGTCATAA
- a CDS encoding B12-binding domain-containing radical SAM protein — protein MPNYDFIITTDRCLMTNHHHKEFLGFLGTGPAIGIPEKVWKWLACPKVKVDEYGRPIEAPYGMRKIEAKLIDEGFNAAIIDPDYIGKYTPTAKALLFSHHDYFAFGPPSSTWWGITKKEPVNYKSFQELINRPEIAEGKKHGMKILVGGPSTWQWLWREDMIEKLGVDTLVDGEGEKVIVKLAQMILDGEELPKYVYVSGDDVPSIEDIPDIKGGSVNGLIEIMRGCARSCRFCSVTLRPTRYYPLDKIERELQVNVKAGIKHGVIHSDDVLFYGAVGILPKPEPLIKLHQLVKKYYKTIAWSHASLAAIRYSEEKYGLVSKLMEIVYQDGNQNYLGVEVGIETGSVRLAKEIMPAKSAPYKPESYPETVEEAFKIMHENHIIPAGTMIVGLPEETEDDVYRTIELVDNLRSYRSILVPMFFVPMGYFKNKDWFTRVKLNDAHIELYKKVFWHDVYWAEDIINKFYMKGPLYYPVKLTLKLFLAIAKRKMKQVESMLESKLRK, from the coding sequence ATGCCTAATTACGATTTCATAATTACCACAGACCGTTGCTTAATGACTAACCATCATCATAAGGAATTCCTAGGCTTCTTAGGTACTGGGCCTGCGATAGGAATTCCAGAAAAAGTCTGGAAATGGTTGGCCTGCCCAAAGGTTAAAGTTGATGAATATGGAAGGCCTATAGAAGCACCTTACGGAATGAGGAAAATTGAGGCTAAGTTAATAGATGAAGGTTTTAATGCAGCAATTATAGACCCAGATTACATTGGAAAATACACGCCAACAGCAAAGGCTTTACTCTTCTCTCACCACGATTATTTTGCGTTTGGACCTCCATCTTCAACTTGGTGGGGAATAACTAAAAAGGAGCCAGTAAATTACAAAAGCTTTCAAGAACTGATTAACAGACCAGAAATTGCTGAAGGAAAAAAACATGGAATGAAAATACTTGTAGGCGGTCCTTCTACTTGGCAGTGGTTATGGAGAGAAGATATGATAGAAAAGCTTGGAGTTGACACTTTAGTTGATGGAGAAGGAGAGAAAGTCATTGTAAAATTGGCCCAAATGATACTTGATGGAGAAGAACTACCAAAGTACGTATATGTTAGCGGAGATGATGTTCCATCCATTGAAGATATTCCAGATATCAAAGGTGGAAGCGTCAACGGATTAATAGAAATAATGAGAGGATGCGCAAGATCTTGTAGGTTCTGTTCTGTAACATTAAGGCCAACTCGTTACTATCCTTTAGATAAAATAGAAAGGGAATTGCAAGTTAACGTTAAAGCTGGAATAAAACACGGCGTAATCCACAGTGATGATGTACTATTTTACGGAGCAGTAGGAATATTACCAAAACCAGAACCACTAATAAAATTACATCAGCTAGTTAAAAAGTACTATAAAACTATTGCTTGGAGCCATGCCAGTCTTGCAGCAATTAGATATTCTGAAGAAAAATACGGCCTTGTTTCAAAGTTAATGGAAATAGTTTACCAAGATGGGAATCAGAATTATTTAGGCGTAGAAGTAGGAATTGAAACTGGATCAGTTAGATTAGCAAAAGAGATAATGCCTGCAAAATCCGCACCGTATAAGCCAGAAAGCTACCCAGAAACCGTTGAGGAAGCGTTCAAAATAATGCATGAAAATCATATAATACCCGCAGGTACAATGATTGTAGGCTTACCAGAAGAGACCGAAGATGATGTATATAGAACAATAGAGCTTGTGGATAATCTAAGATCTTATAGAAGCATATTAGTCCCAATGTTCTTTGTACCAATGGGATATTTTAAGAATAAAGATTGGTTCACGAGAGTAAAACTAAACGATGCACACATAGAACTTTATAAGAAAGTGTTCTGGCACGATGTATACTGGGCTGAGGATATAATAAACAAGTTCTACATGAAAGGACCTTTATACTATCCTGTAAAACTCACATTAAAGTTGTTCTTAGCAATAGCTAAGAGAAAGATGAAACAAGTAGAATCAATGCTAGAGTCTAAATTGAGGAAATGA
- a CDS encoding Lrp/AsnC family transcriptional regulator has translation MSDSVKKKVDMDTIDRRLLIELLRDARSSLRRLSEEMNVSPATLHNRLTRLVQEGIIKGFTALIDYSKLGYTLSAVIMAKVDGKHLVEFEREVANADNVVAVYDVVGEYDVVLIAKFRSVEDLDAFLKQLLKNPKVERTYTSIVLNVVKEDPRVKI, from the coding sequence ATGTCTGATAGTGTAAAAAAGAAAGTGGATATGGATACAATTGATAGAAGGTTATTAATAGAGTTATTAAGAGATGCAAGAAGTAGCTTGAGAAGACTTTCAGAAGAGATGAACGTATCGCCTGCAACTTTGCATAATAGATTAACCAGATTAGTACAAGAAGGTATAATAAAAGGTTTCACTGCACTCATTGATTATTCAAAACTAGGCTACACACTATCTGCAGTAATCATGGCAAAAGTTGACGGAAAACACCTTGTTGAATTTGAGAGAGAAGTAGCAAATGCAGATAACGTAGTGGCAGTTTATGATGTTGTAGGAGAATATGACGTAGTATTAATAGCTAAATTTAGGAGTGTAGAAGACCTTGATGCGTTTTTAAAACAGTTACTCAAAAATCCTAAAGTGGAAAGAACTTATACAAGTATAGTTTTGAATGTTGTTAAAGAAGATCCTAGAGTAAAAATTTAG
- a CDS encoding RPA12/RPB9/RPC11 RNA polymerase family protein: MQFCPKCGGVMVPVKKDGKEVLKCKKCGYEKEMSTKDKKAYEIKETAKNNKVLTTSIVSEKEGRKRDEEEWEQEREEYYKEIGLELLRDEFEGSEENDED; encoded by the coding sequence ATGCAGTTCTGTCCTAAATGTGGAGGAGTAATGGTACCCGTAAAGAAGGACGGCAAAGAAGTGCTAAAGTGCAAAAAGTGTGGCTACGAAAAAGAAATGAGTACAAAGGATAAAAAAGCTTACGAAATTAAAGAGACCGCAAAGAATAACAAAGTACTTACTACATCAATAGTTAGCGAAAAAGAAGGCAGGAAGAGAGACGAAGAAGAATGGGAACAAGAAAGGGAAGAGTATTACAAAGAAATAGGATTAGAACTATTGAGGGATGAATTTGAGGGCTCTGAAGAAAACGATGAGGACTAA